From Tubulanus polymorphus chromosome 9, tnTubPoly1.2, whole genome shotgun sequence, a single genomic window includes:
- the LOC141911307 gene encoding uncharacterized protein LOC141911307 codes for MDMTKEEFIYFSRRASDNPNSDEGICLYNFLVRCFTDADIDFSGAVTFDEFDKMIENAAALPRKYGFAPKTEVMFKNNDECKKSRKTLFDSIDSKKSGRISLEAWIAYAQSHIFKKVHELKPHILQDGPKDEFIAFTKKAVVKGSTEFKELYFYLLKVFQDADTNHDGGVSPEEFDQMIESAAAMPRRYGLAPKTSDLYKTDAARIEGRKKLFADIDTNNDGSISFDEWLNYAVKHITGKVASL; via the coding sequence ATGGATATGACCAAAGAAGAGTTCATTTATTTCTCGCGACGAGCGTCGGACAACCCGAATTCTGACGAGGGCATCTGCCTGTACAACTTCCTGGTTCGCTGTTTCACCGACGCCGATATCGACTTCTCGGGCGCCGTGACCTTCGACGAATTCGACAAGATGATCGAGAACGCCGCCGCGTTGCCGAGAAAATACGGCTTCGCCCCGAAAACCGAGGTCATGTTCAAAAACAACGACGAATGCAAAAAGTCGCGCAAAACCCTGTTCGACTCGATCGACTCGAAGAAGAGCGGACGTATTTCGTTGGAAGCGTGGATCGCGTACGCGCAATCGCACATTTTCAAGAAAGTGCACGAGTTGAAGCCGCACATCTTGCAAGACGGCCCGAAAGACGAGTTCATCGCCTTCACGAAAAAGGCCGTCGTCAAAGGCAGCACCGAATTCAAAGAACTGTATTTCTACTTGTTGAAAGTGTTCCAGGACGCCGACACCAACCACGACGGCGGAGTCAGTCCCGAAGAGTTCGACCAGATGATCGAGTCGGCCGCCGCCATGCCCAGACGCTACGGCCTGGCCCCGAAAACGTCCGACCTCTACAAGACCGACGCCGCGCGCATCGAAGGCCGCAAAAAATTATTCGCAGATATTGACACTAACAACGACGGCAGTATCTCGTTCGACGAGTGGCTGAACTACGCCGTCAAGCACATCACGGGAAAAGTCGCCAGtctttaa